AGCATATATTTGTTGTTCTGGCTTTAGTGAgcgatggtagactagggtcatgttctcagTTGGGATCGAGGGACAGGGTTGGGGGGGCTGAGAGAGCTTCTAGATTGAGAGTAGGGTCTTGAAATATTGGAACTTTATCGGGAAAGTCCATAGAGTTAGTTAAAATtcttaagaagaggaagattaatatagcttgcgtCCAAGAAACTAAATGGGTAGaacctaaagctaaggaggtagacgggtacaAACTTTGGCTCTCGGACAAGTCGAGGTATAGAAATGGGGTAGGGATCTTAGTAGATAGCAAACTCAGGGATCAGGTGGTAGAGGTTAGGAGgatcaatgataggatgatgacgaTTAAGTTAGTCGTTGGAGGGCTCacattgaacattattagtatCTACTCGCCACAAGTGGGGTTGGACGAAGAGATAAAAAGGcatttttgggaggatttgaaTGAAGTGGTGGCCAgtataccgcctactgagaagctattCATAGGAGGAGATTTTAATAGGCACATTGGGTCTGTTTTGATAGGCTATGATGAGGTGCATGGAGGATTTGGCTTCGAGTGCAGGAATAGTGGAGGAGTCTCACTCCTGAATTTCGCAAAAGCTTTTGAATTAATGGTGGCCAACTCCAGTTTTCCGAAGAAGGAGGAgtacttggtaaccttccgtagctCGAGGACAGTGACGCAAATAGACTTTTTGCTCCTTGGAAAAGATGATAAAAGCCTCTGTAAGGACTGCAAGGTCATACCAACTGAGAATCTTACGACCCAACATAAGCTATTGGTCATGAATTTGGagataagaaggaagaagaagaagaggctCATAGATGACCGCCCGAGGATTAGGTGGGGTCGTTTGACTCTgtctagtgccctagagatTGGGGAGAAGCTAACGGTTATGGAGTCGTGGGAAAGTAGGGGGGATGCAAGTAGTATATGGGATAGGACAGCCAACTGCATTAGGAAAGCAGCTAGAGAGGTACTAGGGGTCTCACGAGGCCGCCGTGATGGGCACTGAGGGGATTGGTGGTAGAATAGAGAAGTCTAGGGAAAGGTAAAAGCAAAGAAGCAGGCATATGTGAAGTTGGTAGATATCAAGGATGATGAAGAGAAGCGGACGAACAgggaaaagtataagatggtgaGTAAGGAAGAGAAAATGGCAATTTCAGCGACTAAAACGGCAgcctttgaacgcctttatgctgaactagaggTGAGAGGTGGGGATAAAAAGTTATTTAAGCTCGCCAAGGAGCGAGAGAGGAAGACACGcgacttggatcaagtgaagtacatCAAGGACGAGGATGGCCAAATGCTGGTACAGAAATCCCGCATcaaacagagatgacagtcatactttcaCAAACTATTGAACGAAGGAGGgaacagagactttgtgttgggagacttgGAGCACTTGGACAGGCATCACGAATTTAGGTATTGTAGGAGGATAATGGTGGAGGAGGTTAAGGGAGTTGTTCTTAGGATGTGCAGGGGAAGAGCAACCCGGCCTAACGAGATCCCTAGAGAATTTTGGAAAAATGCAGGTAGGATAGGATTGGAGTGGTTGAATGCGTTGTTTAATATCATTTTCAAGACATTGAAGATGCTGaaagaatggaggtggagtacaatgaTTCCCGTGTACAAAAATAAGGGAGACATTCAAAACTACAACAACTACagaggtatcaagctgctaAGCCACATTATGagagtgtgggaaagagtgatggaaatgaggGTAAGGAGAAGTGTgtttatttcagagaaccagtttggattcatgccggggtgctcgactacagaagccattcatattgtaaggagattggtggagcagtatagggagcggAAAAGGGACTCACATGATATTCATCtacctagaaaaggcctacgacAAAGTGCCAAGAGAAGTCCTATGGAGATGCTTAGAGGAGAgaggtgtacctgtggcatacattagagcgattaaagacatgtatgatggagcaaATACCAAGGTAAGTACGGTAGGAGGAGACTCGGAGCACTTTTCTGttacgatggggttgcaccaaggATCATCTCTTAGCCCATTTCTATTCgccctggtgatggatcaattaacgagacaaatacaaggtgaggtgTCTTGGTATATGTTATTCGCAGATGATATAGTACTGATTGACGAGACTCGCAACGGAGTTAATGATAAGCTAGAGGGCTGGAGACAGAcattggagtctaaaggatttaaattgagtaggactAAGACAAAATACTTAGAGTGCAGGTTCAGTGGCTTGCCACGTGAGGCAgacggggaagtgaggcttggtacccaggccattcaaaagaaaagaagcttcaagtatcttgggtctattatacagaaagatggggatatcgaTGACGATGTTTCTCATAGTATTGGTGCAGGGCGGTTGAAATGGAGACTCAcctccggagtgctgtgtgacaagaaagtgccaccaaaactcaaagtcAAGTTttataaagtggtggttagactgaCTTTATTATACAGgacggagtgttggccaatcaagaaactttatattcagaagatgaaagtcgcGGAAATGTGAATGCTGCGGTgtatgtgtgggcacactaggatggataaaatcaggaatgaagatatccgagatAATGAGGGAGTGGCACCGGTGGATGACAAGATGAGgtaagcgagactgagatgatttgggtatatgaagaggagagacacaaatgctccagtgcggaggtgggagaggttggctatggatggtttcaggaaaggcaaagggaggccgaagaattattgggaagaggtgattagacatgatatggcacagttgcagctcaccgatgacatgaccttagataggaagtTGTGGAGGACTAAGATTAAAATAGTAGGCTAGGTGACTTATCTATCTaccatagtagtcgtagttttgctcatttgtttattaactTTGGATTTCTGCATTTGATTACTGCTTACATTTGCGGGCCAGGTATACTTTGGTTATCCTATTCATCTATAGAAGTGAATGTTTCTTTCTCTCCGATCTGTCCCTGACTTTCTCGCTCTCAGTAcgcatatttttatattattttcgatATGCTTGGTTCTATCTgactttgtttttgttttccttgttctttctctcttgttcttttctcttaagccgagggtcttacGGAAATaaccgccctacctttcaaggtggaggttaggtctgcgtatactctaccctccccaaaccccacatgGTGGAATTATACTAGgctcgttgttgttgttgttgaagttAGAGTTGAAATTGTGTTTAACCATACTTTTAtaacaaatatttaaaatttgaatataatttatttcttaAGTCATATATATGTCACTATAAATAGATTTAGATTGGGAGGTAGATTTTATCAAATATGCTACTGAGTATTCCCTCTCTCGCTCAGTCTTACCATGTTCTTCTCTAGATGTTTATCTTAATTTCcccatttttttatattatcccGTTCATATCTCTCTCCTAGCCTATGCTCTTAACAACTTCTTCTTTAACCACACCCCGAATACTCGTCTGACAACAAATATGTTCTTTGTCATCTTGGTGGACTTTCAAGGCCAGAATTCCTAAAAATTTATGGGTTAATCCATCTTTGTTATTAAGAAGTTAAGTGGTTAACCACATACTAAGTGTAAATAATTATAgatcaaaaacaaaaatttaCATATGAAAGCAAAGATCAAACAGAAAATTACATATGAAAACAATAATTTCacatatgaaataaaatatttttggataaacttcgggtataaaatatcttaaagACTTACATGATTTAACTAAGAGAGGTTTTTCTTTCGGAAAATCCTGAAGAACTTgcaagaacttgagagtttatTAAAACACACTTAGTATTATACAAGCTTGATTACACACCGAGGGTAGTTAGTTTTTGGGAAGAAATATTAAACATTAAGGGAAGGGGAATATGTTGAGGGTTGAAGCTCTTGGTTCTTAGTTCTTCTCTTTAAGCACATACAACTTCTCTTATATAGGCATAAGAGAAAGTAAAGAATGGTTTACAAAAAGCAATGTGGCCTTTAGATGAGAGGCCGACACATTAAGATAAAATTCTCAATAATGCAAGTCGGGTGCGCAGTAGGCCCCATCGTCACATCCATTATGAATATGTTTCTTTTTGATTGATAGACGTGTGCTTgaataattttttccttttggaGGATAGTGATAAAGCAAGCACACTTACACAACTAATATGAGCATACCCACATAGCACACTATTTACACAATTATTGACATAATACTTGGTAGTCATTCTTCCATGTAGTCTTATCTTATCTTCCGATATCTTCTGATCTTATCTTCTGTTGGCTGTCTCATCTTCGATCACTTATCAGTTTTTAGGTATCCATATTGTTTAGTGCAATAGAATCAAAACTCACTCCTGAATCATCGTCTTCATATGGATTCTGAGCATCTTGATAATAGGAATGTCATCTATAGAGCTCCTAGTCTCCTGAACTTGGAGTTCCGTTCGTACTGTTAACTTCATTTGGACTTGGTGTTCTGTTTAGAATATTAACTCCATCTGGGACTAATATGTTTGTACTGGGACTTGAATAATTTTTACTAACAATATGCTTATCTTGTTCATGATTCTGGAAGAATTGTTCTAAAGTCTGTTCAATTAtagcttttattttttttattatttattttttgaaattatacTTTTTTGTCTTTTTGCAATAATGACTTGGGTAATCTCCTTCTTGATGAAGAGCATCCTTCAACTTCACTTTTTGGCAAAGTAACAATCATTAACAGATTTGATAAGTCCTTATCGATCACCGTTTGAACCGAGCTAGTTGTATCTACATTCGATATAGTGGATTTCTTAACATTCAGTGAGGAATGCACACCCTTCTCATTCATTTTGTCTTGAGATGAAAAACTCGAGTTTGGAGTCTGAGTGCTTGCATCAATCTGAGAAGCAAATTTGCTTTTGAGTGTCTTGACTTGTTCTATTAGTCTGGAATTTTCTTGAAGGAGGGCTTCATTTTTAGCATTAAGTCTTTTGAAGGTCTCAGTCATAGATAAACAATGATCACATAAAATTATcttgtttgtatctttttgaaTGTTATATTGGGGAATTTGGTTTGGATTTGTCTGAGAGCTGGAGAAATATAATAATTTGGCCCAAGTATTCCTCTGGCATAATCTAAAACTTcgataaaattattaaaacctttcaaGAGTGGATTTTTAATCTCATTTATAGAGTCTACTACTTCAATCCAAGTTTGAAAGACACCGTTAGTCTTTCCATGTACGAtcacataatatttaaatttattttctcgaTCTTTGTATGAAAAATATTGGCATAATGCATTTGTTATGGCAATAAAATATCTAATAGCTTTTTTATTGTACGCTATCCATAAATTATCTACTAAACATTTCTGAGTTTTATCTAAGGTACAGTCTGATAGTATTCTAAAAGACAAGTTACATTATGGATAAGAAATTAGATTGAACTTACCAAAATAAATTCTTTCCATCATTCCTACCGAACTTTGAggtataaaatttatattatctAACAAAGTCTAAGCGTATGAGTCTGAAGCTGGGACTATGCCCTTGCCTTTGTCTACTGATTGTTGGTCAGTTGGTCTCATGCTGAAAGTGGATGTTATATTAGTTAGTTTTAAGTTGTAATCTACTTAATTTATTTGCTAAtcattatcttttccttttacatatttaaaaataatattattatatataggtATGATATCCATGAAGTTAAGCTATCGTCTCTTACTGCTAGCTTTACTTTTTATTGTTTGGTGAAATTTAACTATGGCTTCGCAGTCTGTTctttttaatactttatttttatttaaaatgtatAGTTTAAAACTATTTAGTCCGGATATTATTGCTAATACTTCTGCATCAATACTactcatatttcttttttctttatattgcCCACTTTGATAGGCACAAATTtgttcatattttctttttctttatattgcCCACTTTCATAGGCACAAATTTGTTCTTCATTTTTATAGCTATATTTATTAGGTCTAGATTTTAAAATTGCTCCCCATCCTAGCTTACTTTCGTC
The genomic region above belongs to Solanum dulcamara chromosome 5, daSolDulc1.2, whole genome shotgun sequence and contains:
- the LOC129890612 gene encoding uncharacterized protein LOC129890612, yielding MTIKLVVGGLTLNIISIYSPQVGLDEEIKRHFWEDLNEVVASIPPTEKLFIGGDFNRHIGSVLIGYDEVHGGFGFECRNSGGVSLLNFAKAFELMVANSSFPKKEEYLVTFRSSRTVTQIDFLLLGKDDKSLCKDCKVIPTENLTTQHKLLVMNLEIRRKKKKRLIDDRPRIRWGRLTLSSALEIGEKLTVMESWESRGDASSIWDRTANCIRKAAREVLGVSRGRRDGH